One genomic region from bacterium encodes:
- a CDS encoding PQQ-binding-like beta-propeller repeat protein → MPRLTIFAVTLAVLLPAAGNVLAIDWECPDDTKHLQWTASLPLGYGARDLALDGATAWVAGGDGSLYAVDLADPLAPAVVGSLSTGGAAIAVVARDGFAYVAGGDEGLQIVDVGDPLAPALAGSLDLPGYCENLVLDGGRA, encoded by the coding sequence CACACTCGCCGTCCTGCTCCCGGCCGCAGGCAACGTCCTGGCCATCGACTGGGAATGCCCTGACGACACCAAGCACCTGCAGTGGACGGCGTCGCTGCCGCTGGGGTACGGCGCCCGCGACCTCGCGCTCGACGGCGCGACGGCCTGGGTCGCGGGCGGCGACGGCAGCCTCTACGCGGTCGACCTCGCCGATCCGCTGGCGCCGGCGGTCGTCGGCAGCCTCTCGACCGGCGGCGCCGCGATCGCGGTCGTCGCGCGCGACGGCTTCGCCTACGTCGCCGGCGGCGACGAGGGGCTGCAGATCGTCGACGTGGGCGACCCCCTCGCGCCGGCGCTCGCCGGCTCGCTCGACCTGCCCGGCTACTGCGAGAACCTGGTCCTGGACGGCGGCCGCGC